In Pectobacterium actinidiae, the DNA window CCACCCGCAGCCAGGTTTCCCCCTGCTGACGGTTGAGATGATAATCGCCGACATCAACCCCAAAACTGCGACAACGAGCATCTGCACCGCGAACCGGCATGGTCAGCGCATCATCAGCATTCACAACACACAAATCCGCGTGCTCATAAATACGCAATTTCGCCGCCCGATACTGCTGTAGACCAAACGGGTAACGGTTGGTGTGATCTTCCGTCACGTTCAGAATGGTTGCCGCTGCGGCGTGCAGGCTACGCGTCGTTTCCAACTGGAAACTCGACAGCTCCAACACATAAAGCTGAGCAGGCTGTTCGAGCAGTTGCAGCGCAGGCAGGCCAATGTTGCCACCGACGCCCACCTGCCAGCCCGCAGCTCGTGCCATTTCACCGACCAGCGTCGTCACCGTGCTTTTACCGTTAGAACCGGTAATCGCCACAATCGGTGCCTGCGCTTCACGGCAGAACAATTCGATATCGCCAACGATCTCAATGCCAGCATCGGCGGCGTCACACAAAATCGGTGTCGCCAATGCCACACCTGGGCTGGCGACGATCAAATCCGCACTCAACAGCCAGTCTTCATTCAGGCTACCGAGGTGTCGTTCTACCTGCTCGGGCAGCTTATCCAGACCCGGCGGACTGATACGGGTATCCACCACGCGTGGTACGACACCACGCGCGAGAAAGAAATCAACACAGGAGAGCCCGGTCAGACCCAACCCGATAATGACGACTTTTTTACCCTGATAGTCCACCATGTCTTACCGTACCTTCAGCGTTGCCAGGCCAATCAGCACCAGCATCAACGAAATAATCCAGAAGCGCACAATCACACGCGGTTCCGGCCAGCCCTTAAGTTCATAATGATGATGAATTGGCGCCATGCGGAAGATCCGCTGCCCGCGCAACTTAAAGGACCCGACTTGCAAAATCACCGACAGCGTTTCAACGACGAAAACACCGCCCATAATCACTAACAAAAACTCCTGACGCAGCAGGACCGCGATAGTCCCCAACGCGCCGCCCAGTGCCAGAGAACCTACGTCTCCCATGAAGACCTGCGCCGGATAGGTGTTAAACCACAGGAATCCAAGCCCCGCGCCCACAATCGCGGTACAGACGATCACCAGCTCACTGGCATGACGGATATACGGAATATGCAGATAACCGGCAAAATTCATGTTGCCCGTTGCCCATGCAACCAGCGCAAAGCCAGCGGCAACAAATACAGTCGGCATGATTGCCAAGCCATCCAGACCATCCGTCAGGTTTACGGCATTACTGGTGCCGACAATCACAAAGTAGGCCAGCGCAACATAGAGCAGACCCAATTGTGGCATTACGTCTTTGAAAAACGGCACAACCAACTGCGTGGCTGGCGTATCTTTACCGATGGCATACATAGTGAAAGCCACCACGAGCGCAATCACTGACTGCCAAAAATATTTCCAGCGGGCAATCAGCCCCTTGGTATCTTTACGGACCACTTTGCGGTAGTCATCAACAAAACCGACCGCGCCATAGCCTGCTAACACCAGAAGTACGCACCAGACATATGGGTTCGACAGATTCGCCCACATCAAAACGGAAACGATGATCGCAGCCAGGATCATCACGCCCCCCATCGTCGGGGTACCGCGCTTACTGAAATGTGATTCTGGCCCTTCGTTACGCACAACCTGCCCGATCTGCAAACGCTGCAACCAGGCAATCATATGTGGTCCCATCCATAGGGAAATAACCAATGCGGTCAGCAGGCTGACAATGGCGCGGAACGTCAAATAAGAAAAGACGTTAAAGCCGGTATAAAGTTTGGCCAAATGTTCGGCCAGCCATACTAACATTGAGCATTCTCCTGTAATGCATGTACAACCTGCTCCATCGCAGCACTGCGTGAGCCTTTAACCAATACGCTGATGACGTTATGTTCTGACATCAGTACCTTCAAACGTGAAACCAGTGCAGCTTTGTCCTGAAAATGCTCACCATTGCCACTGGCAGTGCCGATCAATTCACTCAATGTTCCCACACTTAATACGCGATCAATACCCGCAGCACGCGCCGCTTCGCCCACTTGACGATGGCACTCAGGGGCTTCATCCCCTAGCTCGCCCATATCACCAACGACCATCACGCGGTAGCCCGGCATTTCAGCCAATACCTGTGCCGCCGCCGTCATCGAGCCCACATTCGCGTTGTAGCTGTCATCCAGCAGCAGCTTGCCCTCAGACAACGCAATCGGAAATAACCGCCCCGGCACCGCCTGAAGCTGAGATAATCCAGATTTAACGGCTTCCAGCGTCGCGCCGACGGACATCGCCAGAGAAGCCGCTGCCAGTGCGTTCGACACATTATGTCGACCGGGTAAAGGCAGCAGAACCTGCGTTTCGCCGAATGGCGTGTGAAGCGTGAAACGCGTACCTTGTGCCAAAACGTCTACGTCGCTGGCAAAAAAATCGATGTCGCAAGCGGCCTGCGGCGAGAAACGCCACACGGTTTTATGCTTAACCATGACCTGCCAATGCGGGAAATCGTTGCTATCCGCATTCACAATCGCCACACCGTCTACTGGCAAACCAGCAAAAATCTCACCTTTCGCCTGCGCCACACCCGCCAGAGAGCCAAACCCTTCCAGATGCGCAGCGGCCAGGTTATTGACCAGTGCGCTTTCCGGCCGCACCAAATCCGTGGTATAGGCAATCTCACCAATGTGATTTGCCCCGAGTTCAATCACCGCAAACTGGTGTTCCGCCGTCAGGCGTAGCAGCGTTAACGGCACACCGATATCGTTATTGAAGTTACCGGCGGTATACAACACAGAGCCGCACTGGCGCAGAATCGACGCCGTCATCTCTTTAACCGACGTTTTGCCGGAAGAGCCAGTCAATGCGACAACACGCGCCGTTGACTGCTGGCGAACCCAGGCACCCAATTGTCCCAACGCCAAACGCGTATCACTCACCAACAATTGCGGTACATCGATAGGTAAGTGCTTACTGACTAAAAGAGCCGACGCACCGCCTTTCACCGCATCAGCAGCGTAGTCATGTGCATCAAATTTCTCGCCTTTCAGCGCGACAAACAAACAGCCAGATGCCAGCTTACGTGTATCGGTCGAAACATCTTCAATATCAATGTTTTCACCAATCAACTGCGCATTCAGCACCGTGGCAAGCTGCTGCAAGGAGACGCGAATCATGCAATCACCTCCAGCAGGCGGGCAACGGTAATACGATCGGAATAATCAAGACGCTGATTACCAACCAGTTGGTAGTCTTCATGACCTTTGCCTGCAACCAGCACCACGTCATTTTCCTGAGCCTGCATGATGGCGCTGGTCACTGCCTCAGCACGTCCGTGAATCACCTGAACCCGTCCGGCGTCCAGCAGGCCAGAGAGAATATCGGCAACGATCGCCTGAGGCTCTTCACTGCGCGGGTTATCATCAGTCACCACAACGCGGTCGGCCAGCTGTTCTGCGATGCCGCCCATGAGTGGGCGCTTACCTTTATCGCGATCGCCGCCGCAGCCAAACACGCACCAGAGTTTCCCCTGACAGTGCAAACGCGCCGCTTCAAGCGCTTTTTCCAGCGCGTCTGGCGTGTGAGCGTAATCTACAACGACCGTTGGTTTTCCTTCAGCATGGAAAACCTCCATGCGGCCACATACAGGCTGCAGTTGAGATCCCGCGATGACCAATTTGTCGAGCGGATAACCGAGAGACAGCAACGTTGCCAGCGCCAGCAGCATATTGCTAACGTTAAACGCCCCCATCAGGCGACTGTCAATTTCGCCGTGTCCCCAGCTTGAATCAAACGCAATCGTGGCACCGTTGTCGTGATAATCAATCTGTGTCGCTTTCAGCCAGCGCCCACGGCAGCCGGGAACCAGCTTGTTTTCCATTGTTACAGCAACCGCATCCGGCAGCTTCGCCAACCAGCGCAGACCAACCTCATCATCAGCATTGATAATCATCTGACCAACGCGATGCTCGGCAAACAACGCCCATTTAGCCGCTTCATAGCTTTCCATATCGCCATGATAATCAAGATGATCGCGACTCAGGTTAGTGAACACTGCCGCCGCAAACGGCAACGCCGCCACACGATGCTGCACCAGCCCGTGGGAGGAGACTTCCATTGCGGCAAATGTCGCACCTTGCTCTACCAGTTGGCTTAACACCTGCTGAACATCGACAGCGGAACCCGTCGTATTCTCTGTCGGGATCGCCCGACCCAATAGGCCATTGCCTACCGTACCCATCACCGCACTCGTTTCGCCTAGTGCCTGGCTCCACTGCGCCAGAAGTTGGGTCGTTGTCGTTTTTCCGTTGGTTCCCGTTACGCCAATCAGCTGTAACTTTTCCGCCGGCTGCTGATAAAAATGACCCGCCAGCGCGGAAAGCCGCTGGTTCAAGTTGCTGAGATACACCACAGGCACACCGTGCATTTCGCGAACGGTGCCATCAGCGGCCTCACCTTCTGCTTCGGCAACAATCGCTGCTACGCCTTGCGCAATTGCCTGCGGAATATAGCGCCGTCCATCTGCTTTGTGCCCGACAATCGCGACAAACAGATCCCCGGCAGCCGCAACGCGGCTGTCTAATGTCATTTCCCGCAGCGCTCGCGCCGGAGTGTCTTGCACCCACGGCGCAAGTAAATCGCGCAAATTACGATCTGCCACCTGATCCCTCTTCTCTATTAATTACGAACTCGTTTTTTTCGCCCGTCGGCAACGCATCCGGTTCGATATTCATCGTACGCAAAACGCCGCCCATGATGGCGCCAAAGATTGGCGCAGAAACCGCGCCGCCGTAGTATTTCCCTGCCTGCGGATCGTTAATCACGACAACCAGAGCAAAACGTGGGTTGCTGGCTGGCGCCACACCCGCCGTGTAGGCAATATATTTGTTGATGTATTTGCCATCTGGGCCAACTTTCTTGGCCGTACCGGTTTTAATCGCGATACGGTAACCTTTGATGGCCGCCTTGGTACCGCCGCCGCCAGGCAGCGCCACACTTTCCATCATATGCACCACGGAACGCACCAGCGCTTCAGAAAAGACACGCTCGCCGGGAACCGGTGGATCAACTTTAGTGATCGACAGTGGACGGTAAATACCGAAACTGCCAATCGTGGCGTAGACTCGCGCTAACTGTAACGGTGTTACCATCAGCCCGTAGCCGAAAGAAAAGGTGGCCCTCTCTATGTCAGACCACCGTTGTTTTTGAGGGTATAAGCCACTGCTTTCTCCGACCAACCCCAAATTGGTCGCTTTTCCTAATCCAAAACGCGCATAAGTATCTAGCAGCGCAGAGGAAGGCATCGCTAACGCCAGTCTGGAAACACCGACGTTACTCGATTTCTGCAACACGCCCGTCAGCGTCAATTCGCTGTAGCGCGCCACGTCTTTGATTTCATGCCCATTAACGTAGTAAGGCAGCGTATTGAGCACGCTATTTTCTTTAACGACACCGCGCTGCAACGCCGTCATCACCACCATCGGTTTCACCGTAGAACCCGGCTCGAAGATATCGGTGATGGCGCGGTTACGCATAATCTCTTTCGGCGTATCGGCCAGATTATTCGGGTTATAAGACGGGCTATTCGCCATCGCCAGCACTTCGCCTGTATTTACATCGACCAATACAGCCGTTCCCGATTCAGCTTTGTTAAAAGCAACCGCATTGTTGAGTTCACGGTACACCAGCGCCTGCAAACGCTCATCAATACTGAGCGCAAGATTATGTGCAGCCTGACTGTCAACGGAGGAGATATCTTCAATCACGCGGCCAAACCGATCTTTACGCACGGTACGTTCACCGGGTTGCCCGGTCAGCCAGCGGTCAAAACTTTTCTCTACCCCTTCAATACCCTGCCCATCGATATTGGTGAAGCCAATGAGGTGAGAGGTCACTTGTCCAGAGGGATAGTACCGGCGAGACTCCTGCCGTAGATTAATACCCGGCAACTTCAGTTTATGGACGTATTCACCGATAGCCGGATTCACCTGACGCGCCAGGTAAACGAAGCGCCCTTTAGGATTAGCATTAATCTTCGTTGCTAACTGATCCAACGGGATATCGAGCGCATCGGAAAGTGCTTTCCAGCGCGTATCCAACGTAATACCGCCACGTTCGTTCACTTCTTTCGGATCGGCCCAGACGGCATTCACTGGCACGCTGACGGCAAGAGGACGACCAGCACGATCGCTTATCATGCCGCGCGCCGTTGGCACTTCCTGCACGCGTAGGGAACGCATATCCCCCTCGCGCACCAGCTTGTCTGGATTGATGACCTGAAGATAAGCCGCACGAGCCATCAAGCCAACCATCGCAAGCAGGATACAGCCGCAAAGCAACGCAAAACGCCAGCTAACAAAGCTGGCTTGATCTTCCTGGCGCTTTAACTTTCCTGTACGGGCTGCTTTCATGCTTAGCTGGTTGCCTATTTAGTTCATTGCTTAACCACAATGTTTTCCTGTGACGGATCAACATGCCCCATTTGCAGTTTTTCCGTCGCGATCCGCTCTACGCGGCTATGATCCCCGAGTGAGTTTTCCTCCAGGATCAGGTTTCTCCATTCGATATCCAACGCATCTCGCTCCAGCAAAAGCTGTTCGCGTTCTGCCGTCAGCAGACGTGTCTTATGCGCCGTTGTGACCACAAAGACCGCAGAAACCAACACGGCAACCATCAGCAACACCGGAAGCTTTGCATTACGCAGCAAGTCCTCACCGATGACGCCGACCAGCGTATGCCGCTCGTTACCGATCACGCTGGCAGTCTCTCAGCGAAGCGCAGAACCGAACTGCGCGCACGTGGGTTTTCTGCAACTTCCGCTTCCGAAGGCATCAGTTTCTTGCCGACAGCTTTTAACGTCTGTCCGCCCTGGCTACGCAGTTGCTCTTCCGTTAACGGCAAGCCCGCTGGCACTTGTGGCCCACGGCTCTGATGGCGAATAAACCGTTTCACAATCCGATCTTCTAACGAGTGGAAGCTGATCACCGACAGACGACCCTGTGGAGCCAGTACGCTCAGTGCGCCTTCTAATGCACGTTCGATCTCTTCCAGTTCGCTATTGATGTAAATGCGTATCGCTTGAAAACTGCGCGTTGCCGGATGCTTATGCTTTTCTCTAATCGGGCTGGCGGCAGCGATCAATTCAGCGAGTTCTTTTGTCCGCGTCATCGGATCGAGACGATTGCGCTCTACAATCGCGCGAGCAATACGCTTGGCAAAACGCTCTTCGCCGAATGTTTTCAAGACCCAGACAATGTCGTCTGCTTCTGCTTTCATCAGCCATTCAGCCGCGGACAAGCCACGCGTCGGATCCATACGCATATCCAGTGGGCCATCACGCATAAATGAGAACCCACGTTCAGGGTCATCAAGCTGAGGAGAAGAAACGCCAAGATCGAGCAGAACACCATCGATCTGCCCGGTCAGTCCGAGTTCCGCCACATACTCCGCTATCGCGGAAAACGGCCCATGAATAATAGAGAAACGAGGATCGTCAATCGCCTTGGCGGCTTCAATCGCCTGAGGATCGCGATCGATAGCTAACAGGCGTCCTTCCGGCCCCAGATGGGAAAGAATCAGACGAGAATGACCACCACGGCCAAATGTGCCGTCGATGTATATGCCGCCGCTGCGAATGTTCAGGCCATTCACTGCCTCATCCAACAGGACGGTGGTATGTTTATAATTTTCCAGCATGACTATAGCGATAGGTCCTGCAACCGCTCAGACAAGGGTTCCTGAGTCGATTGTTCAGCGTCAATATCATCCCTGACCTGTTGATACCAAGTCTGTTCATCCCACAGTTCAAACTTGTTGAACTGCCCGACTAGCATCACTTCTTTTTTGAGGTCCGCATGCTGCCTTAACGTATTCGCAATCAACAAACGCCCTGCACTATCCATTTGGCACTCGCTGGCATGCCCCAATAACAAACGCTGAACACGACGTTCAGCAGGGTTCATGCTCGATAAGCGCGACAGTTTTTGTTCAATAATTTCCCATTCAGGTAAGGGATAAAGCAGCAGGCATGGCTGATGCAGGTCAATGGTGCAAACCATTTGACCTTGCGATTCCCCGTTCAGCATTTCCCGATATCGGGTAGGCACAGCAAGGCGCCCTTTACTGTCGAGGTTAACCAGCGTAGCCCCACGAAACATACCTGAGTTACCCCTCCATAACCTTTTTCACCACTTTACCCCACAAAATCCCACCTTTAAGAGTGTACGGAGGGTATGAAAACCTTGTCAAGCCAGAGCTGGCGCGCGTTGGGATTATTCCTGAATGAATTGGGGCCGTCATAGAGGTAAAAGGAATAAGGAGTCAGAATTAACAAAGATTAACACCATGATAATTTGAGAGAAATTCATAGCGAAATGGGAACATTGCAAACATATAGCTACTAATTCCGACATATCGATTATTTTTACTGTCACACGCTGATACCAAAGACAGCGGTTTTCGGAATAGTCTTACCAAGCCGAACACCTTGAATACCAAGGCCTGAACGAGCCCACAGGATCATACCGCAGCGGTTAACCATTGCTCAATGTCACATTTTTAACATCAACATCACCGATTCTTCATTAATCAGCCGATTTACGTTAATTATGCCCTCTGCCGGCGAATACGGTTTCCTGAAAAGAAAAGCAGGCTCAGGAAACGGACCAAATAAATTGAGCGTACCCGCCCTCAAAGACGTATTAAAATGGGGCACCACAAGCAACCCTGTCTTATCGGTCATCTACTCACTTCCTTTAATGCT includes these proteins:
- the murD gene encoding UDP-N-acetylmuramoyl-L-alanine--D-glutamate ligase gives rise to the protein MVDYQGKKVVIIGLGLTGLSCVDFFLARGVVPRVVDTRISPPGLDKLPEQVERHLGSLNEDWLLSADLIVASPGVALATPILCDAADAGIEIVGDIELFCREAQAPIVAITGSNGKSTVTTLVGEMARAAGWQVGVGGNIGLPALQLLEQPAQLYVLELSSFQLETTRSLHAAAATILNVTEDHTNRYPFGLQQYRAAKLRIYEHADLCVVNADDALTMPVRGADARCRSFGVDVGDYHLNRQQGETWLRVDGERVLNTREIKLVGQHNYTNALAALALADAVKIPRSSALTALTSFTGLPHRFQMAFERNGVRWINDSKATNVGSTEAALSGLAVEGTLHLLLGGDGKSADFSPLVPYLQGEHIHLYCFGQDGQQLAALRPEIAEQTETMEQAMRIIAERVKPGDMVLLSPACASLDQFRSFEQRGDEFARLAEELG
- the mraY gene encoding phospho-N-acetylmuramoyl-pentapeptide-transferase, translating into MLVWLAEHLAKLYTGFNVFSYLTFRAIVSLLTALVISLWMGPHMIAWLQRLQIGQVVRNEGPESHFSKRGTPTMGGVMILAAIIVSVLMWANLSNPYVWCVLLVLAGYGAVGFVDDYRKVVRKDTKGLIARWKYFWQSVIALVVAFTMYAIGKDTPATQLVVPFFKDVMPQLGLLYVALAYFVIVGTSNAVNLTDGLDGLAIMPTVFVAAGFALVAWATGNMNFAGYLHIPYIRHASELVIVCTAIVGAGLGFLWFNTYPAQVFMGDVGSLALGGALGTIAVLLRQEFLLVIMGGVFVVETLSVILQVGSFKLRGQRIFRMAPIHHHYELKGWPEPRVIVRFWIISLMLVLIGLATLKVR
- the mraZ gene encoding division/cell wall cluster transcriptional repressor MraZ, giving the protein MFRGATLVNLDSKGRLAVPTRYREMLNGESQGQMVCTIDLHQPCLLLYPLPEWEIIEQKLSRLSSMNPAERRVQRLLLGHASECQMDSAGRLLIANTLRQHADLKKEVMLVGQFNKFELWDEQTWYQQVRDDIDAEQSTQEPLSERLQDLSL
- the ftsL gene encoding cell division protein FtsL, with protein sequence MIGNERHTLVGVIGEDLLRNAKLPVLLMVAVLVSAVFVVTTAHKTRLLTAEREQLLLERDALDIEWRNLILEENSLGDHSRVERIATEKLQMGHVDPSQENIVVKQ
- the rsmH gene encoding 16S rRNA (cytosine(1402)-N(4))-methyltransferase RsmH; this encodes MLENYKHTTVLLDEAVNGLNIRSGGIYIDGTFGRGGHSRLILSHLGPEGRLLAIDRDPQAIEAAKAIDDPRFSIIHGPFSAIAEYVAELGLTGQIDGVLLDLGVSSPQLDDPERGFSFMRDGPLDMRMDPTRGLSAAEWLMKAEADDIVWVLKTFGEERFAKRIARAIVERNRLDPMTRTKELAELIAAASPIREKHKHPATRSFQAIRIYINSELEEIERALEGALSVLAPQGRLSVISFHSLEDRIVKRFIRHQSRGPQVPAGLPLTEEQLRSQGGQTLKAVGKKLMPSEAEVAENPRARSSVLRFAERLPA
- a CDS encoding peptidoglycan glycosyltransferase FtsI — translated: MKAARTGKLKRQEDQASFVSWRFALLCGCILLAMVGLMARAAYLQVINPDKLVREGDMRSLRVQEVPTARGMISDRAGRPLAVSVPVNAVWADPKEVNERGGITLDTRWKALSDALDIPLDQLATKINANPKGRFVYLARQVNPAIGEYVHKLKLPGINLRQESRRYYPSGQVTSHLIGFTNIDGQGIEGVEKSFDRWLTGQPGERTVRKDRFGRVIEDISSVDSQAAHNLALSIDERLQALVYRELNNAVAFNKAESGTAVLVDVNTGEVLAMANSPSYNPNNLADTPKEIMRNRAITDIFEPGSTVKPMVVMTALQRGVVKENSVLNTLPYYVNGHEIKDVARYSELTLTGVLQKSSNVGVSRLALAMPSSALLDTYARFGLGKATNLGLVGESSGLYPQKQRWSDIERATFSFGYGLMVTPLQLARVYATIGSFGIYRPLSITKVDPPVPGERVFSEALVRSVVHMMESVALPGGGGTKAAIKGYRIAIKTGTAKKVGPDGKYINKYIAYTAGVAPASNPRFALVVVINDPQAGKYYGGAVSAPIFGAIMGGVLRTMNIEPDALPTGEKNEFVINREEGSGGRS
- the murF gene encoding UDP-N-acetylmuramoyl-tripeptide--D-alanyl-D-alanine ligase produces the protein MIRVSLQQLATVLNAQLIGENIDIEDVSTDTRKLASGCLFVALKGEKFDAHDYAADAVKGGASALLVSKHLPIDVPQLLVSDTRLALGQLGAWVRQQSTARVVALTGSSGKTSVKEMTASILRQCGSVLYTAGNFNNDIGVPLTLLRLTAEHQFAVIELGANHIGEIAYTTDLVRPESALVNNLAAAHLEGFGSLAGVAQAKGEIFAGLPVDGVAIVNADSNDFPHWQVMVKHKTVWRFSPQAACDIDFFASDVDVLAQGTRFTLHTPFGETQVLLPLPGRHNVSNALAAASLAMSVGATLEAVKSGLSQLQAVPGRLFPIALSEGKLLLDDSYNANVGSMTAAAQVLAEMPGYRVMVVGDMGELGDEAPECHRQVGEAARAAGIDRVLSVGTLSELIGTASGNGEHFQDKAALVSRLKVLMSEHNVISVLVKGSRSAAMEQVVHALQENAQC
- the murE gene encoding UDP-N-acetylmuramoyl-L-alanyl-D-glutamate--2,6-diaminopimelate ligase, which produces MADRNLRDLLAPWVQDTPARALREMTLDSRVAAAGDLFVAIVGHKADGRRYIPQAIAQGVAAIVAEAEGEAADGTVREMHGVPVVYLSNLNQRLSALAGHFYQQPAEKLQLIGVTGTNGKTTTTQLLAQWSQALGETSAVMGTVGNGLLGRAIPTENTTGSAVDVQQVLSQLVEQGATFAAMEVSSHGLVQHRVAALPFAAAVFTNLSRDHLDYHGDMESYEAAKWALFAEHRVGQMIINADDEVGLRWLAKLPDAVAVTMENKLVPGCRGRWLKATQIDYHDNGATIAFDSSWGHGEIDSRLMGAFNVSNMLLALATLLSLGYPLDKLVIAGSQLQPVCGRMEVFHAEGKPTVVVDYAHTPDALEKALEAARLHCQGKLWCVFGCGGDRDKGKRPLMGGIAEQLADRVVVTDDNPRSEEPQAIVADILSGLLDAGRVQVIHGRAEAVTSAIMQAQENDVVLVAGKGHEDYQLVGNQRLDYSDRITVARLLEVIA